A genome region from Nicotiana tabacum cultivar K326 chromosome 13, ASM71507v2, whole genome shotgun sequence includes the following:
- the LOC142168335 gene encoding uncharacterized protein LOC142168335, giving the protein MDEVSLFCAKHDILVPNMEEFYIPGKSKRRPSSVIYSHHLRVELFYTVINLQLQELNSRFDVVSGNFFLGMASLNPANLFVNFDKKRIMTLAKYYPDEFGELKLRDLSHQLDTFILHMKHDDPRFSNLKGIGDLSKALVEANLVETYSLVYLLVKLTLILPVATATVEIAFSSMKSIGESDEVEVCVRGSIGESDEIKA; this is encoded by the exons ATGGATGAAGTCTCTTTGTTTTGTGCTAAACATGATATTTTGGTGCCCAATATGGAAGAATTCTATATTCCTGGAAAGTCAAAGCGTAGGCCTTCTAGTGTTATTTATTCACATCACTTACGTGTTGAGCTTTTTTATACAGTGATTAATTTGCAACTTCAGGAGCTTAAcagtcgttttgatgttgttagtgGTAACTTTTTTCTTGGTATGGCTAGCTTGAATCCGGCTAATTTGTTTGTTAATTTTGATAAGAAAAGAATAATGACATTAGCCAAGTATTATCCAGATGAGTTTGGTGAATTGAAGCTTCGAGATCTTAGTCACCAACTTGACACTTTCATATTGCACATGAAACATGATGACCCTAGATTCTCGAATTTGAAAGGAATTGGTGATTTGTCAAAAGCGTTGGTTGAAGCAAATCTTGTGGAGACATATTCACTTGTTTATTTACTTGTGAAGTTGACTCTAATTTTACCTGTCGCAACTGCAACGGTAGAAATAGCATTCTCATCCATGAA GTCAATTGGGGAGTCTGATGAAGTTGAAGTTTGTGTTCGCGGGTCAATTGGGGAGTCTGATGAAATCAAAGCATAA